A genomic region of Ignavibacteria bacterium contains the following coding sequences:
- a CDS encoding YchF/TatD family DNA exonuclease produces the protein MIDTHCHLFFDELYNDLDNVIREAKEAGIKYFICPSTNLETAKKTLEIADAYPKVYAAIGVHPHDTSNFDENTLIELEKLLSHPKVVAIGEIGLDYYYDFSPKDKQQFAFREQLKLAKKYKLPVIIHNRDSSEDLMKIFEEEADGTLYGQFHCFNGDYEMAYRIVELRSFLSFTGNITYPKNEELRKILSRIEPENLLLETDSPFMSPVPFRGKKNRPAYLKYTVEKIAEVQGLTVDDIIRSTNFSVYKLFKIGQIPEVSFTYQIGRALYINVTNRCNADCVFCDRKGYASVVGYNLKMPKSMEPPAEVYIKEIGDPKNYSEIVFCGFGEPTIRMDIIKEVAKYVKENGGRTRLNTDGHGNYINKRNILPELQGLIDSVSISLNTADPDQYARLMQVDKSLFYEMVNFTKEAKKYIPEVVVTIVDLREVDKEKARKFAEEELGVKFRAREYF, from the coding sequence ATGATAGATACTCACTGCCATTTATTTTTTGATGAACTTTACAATGACCTGGACAATGTTATCAGGGAAGCTAAAGAAGCTGGAATAAAATATTTCATTTGTCCTTCTACAAATCTTGAGACCGCAAAGAAAACACTCGAAATTGCCGATGCATATCCGAAGGTTTATGCTGCAATTGGTGTCCATCCTCATGATACTTCAAACTTTGATGAAAATACTCTGATTGAATTAGAAAAACTATTAAGCCATCCAAAAGTTGTAGCAATCGGTGAAATAGGACTTGATTATTATTACGATTTTTCTCCAAAAGATAAACAGCAATTCGCTTTCAGAGAGCAATTGAAACTCGCAAAAAAATATAAACTTCCAGTTATCATACACAATAGAGATTCAAGCGAAGATCTAATGAAAATATTTGAAGAAGAAGCTGATGGAACACTTTACGGTCAATTTCATTGTTTCAATGGTGATTACGAAATGGCTTATAGAATTGTTGAACTGAGATCATTTTTATCTTTTACAGGAAATATAACTTATCCTAAGAACGAAGAGCTAAGAAAAATTTTGAGTCGGATTGAACCTGAAAATCTTTTGCTTGAAACTGATTCACCTTTTATGTCCCCAGTTCCATTTCGAGGAAAAAAGAACAGGCCTGCTTATTTGAAATATACTGTTGAAAAAATCGCTGAAGTTCAAGGACTAACAGTTGATGACATAATTCGCTCTACCAATTTCAGCGTTTATAAACTTTTTAAGATTGGACAAATTCCAGAGGTTTCGTTTACCTATCAAATTGGTCGAGCTCTCTACATCAATGTGACCAATCGTTGTAATGCAGATTGCGTTTTTTGCGATCGAAAAGGTTATGCATCCGTTGTTGGATACAATCTCAAAATGCCGAAAAGTATGGAGCCACCAGCGGAAGTTTATATAAAAGAAATTGGTGATCCTAAAAATTATTCAGAGATAGTCTTTTGCGGATTTGGTGAGCCGACTATCCGTATGGACATTATCAAAGAAGTCGCAAAATATGTAAAAGAAAATGGCGGAAGAACAAGACTCAACACCGATGGCCACGGAAATTACATTAACAAACGAAACATCTTACCAGAACTTCAAGGTTTAATTGACTCAGTTTCAATTAGCTTGAACACTGCAGATCCAGATCAATATGCAAGACTTATGCAGGTTGATAAATCTCTCTTTTATGAAATGGTTAATTTTACTAAAGAAGCTAAAAAATATATACCTGAAGTAGTTGTAACGATTGTTGATTTAAGAGAAGTAGATAAAGAAAAAGCTCGCAAATTTGCTGAGGAAGAATTAGGAGTAAAATTTAGAGCAAGAGAATACTTCTGA
- a CDS encoding S9 family peptidase, with protein MKKFITLFILIFSITVLAQTNSKKFTLEEIWGSSKFSAQSLRMVKWINGGEKFTYLEPDFQKRTTNIIVYDIKTKSKSVLLSSDELKADGSDSKFTIMNYEFSPDENYILFTGLLPARSIKSGGNIFLYNLKTKGFFQVETKNSVINVKFSPDSKKLGYVKDDNLFIYDIETRTEKQLTFDGNGVIINGHFDWVYEEEFSIIDGWRFSNDGKQIAFWQLDQSPVPEIEIQQFDSLYFNSIKMRYPKAGAHNSIVKIGVVDLSSGEIKWMNIGDEKDIYIPRIYWTTRENELAIIRLNRLQNKLELLLADTRTGNSKVIYTDTDSCWVDVEFMDLYFFNNKKNFLISSERNGFKHFYLYDYSGKLIRQITSGQWEADRLVEVDEKNNLLYFTSGLGNPLIRNLYRVSLDGKGLTRLTPFEGTSFINSSPNFKYFIVTNSSVKSVSKTFLMDNKGKILDTLINNLNLEKVLTEYNFSTPEFITFTTSDGVVLNAMMIKPADFDPEKKYPVLFYNYSGPGSQIVRDIWGGTQYLWHQMLAQEGYIIFMIDNRGTGGRGKAFKNIVYKNLGHWEVNDLVEAAKYLMSLPYVDPERIGIWGWSYGGYISALTILEGNEYFKCAVSVAPVTHWKFYDTIYTERYMSTPELNPEGYEKSAVTNKADKLKGKLLLIHGTADDNVHFQNTVVLVDELIKANKQFNVMFYPGKDHGIAGGKTRLQLFTLITNFIKENL; from the coding sequence ATGAAAAAATTTATCACTCTGTTCATTTTAATTTTTTCCATAACAGTTTTAGCTCAAACAAATTCTAAAAAATTTACACTTGAGGAAATCTGGGGTAGCTCAAAATTTTCAGCTCAATCATTAAGAATGGTTAAATGGATAAATGGCGGGGAAAAATTCACATATCTTGAGCCAGATTTTCAAAAACGAACTACCAATATTATTGTCTATGATATCAAAACAAAATCAAAGTCAGTTTTACTTTCTTCAGACGAATTAAAAGCTGATGGTTCAGATTCAAAGTTTACGATAATGAATTATGAATTTTCTCCTGATGAAAATTATATCCTATTTACCGGACTTCTTCCTGCGAGATCAATTAAATCGGGTGGAAATATCTTCCTTTATAACTTAAAAACAAAAGGATTTTTTCAAGTTGAAACAAAAAATTCAGTAATAAATGTGAAATTTTCTCCTGACAGCAAAAAACTTGGTTATGTGAAAGATGATAATCTTTTTATCTATGATATTGAGACTCGAACGGAGAAACAATTAACATTCGATGGGAATGGAGTAATTATCAATGGCCACTTTGACTGGGTTTATGAAGAAGAATTTTCAATTATTGATGGATGGCGATTTTCAAACGATGGGAAACAAATTGCGTTCTGGCAGCTTGATCAGTCACCGGTTCCTGAAATTGAAATTCAACAATTTGACTCGCTTTATTTTAATTCAATAAAAATGAGATATCCAAAAGCAGGGGCGCACAACTCAATTGTAAAAATTGGAGTTGTTGATTTAAGCTCAGGTGAAATTAAATGGATGAATATTGGTGATGAAAAAGATATTTACATTCCAAGAATTTATTGGACTACACGAGAAAATGAACTGGCTATAATTCGTTTGAATAGACTTCAAAATAAACTTGAACTTTTGCTTGCTGATACACGTACAGGAAATTCAAAAGTGATTTACACAGATACCGATTCTTGCTGGGTTGATGTCGAATTTATGGATCTTTATTTCTTCAATAACAAAAAGAATTTTTTGATCTCATCGGAACGAAACGGATTTAAGCATTTTTATTTATATGATTATTCGGGGAAATTGATCAGGCAAATCACTTCAGGTCAATGGGAAGCTGATAGATTAGTCGAAGTGGATGAAAAAAATAATCTTCTTTATTTCACATCAGGACTTGGAAATCCATTAATCAGAAATCTTTATAGAGTTAGTCTCGATGGTAAAGGGCTAACAAGATTGACTCCATTTGAGGGGACAAGTTTCATTAATTCATCACCAAATTTTAAATATTTCATTGTCACTAATTCATCGGTTAAATCTGTCTCAAAAACTTTTTTAATGGATAATAAAGGCAAAATTTTAGATACTTTAATAAATAACTTAAACCTTGAGAAAGTTCTGACTGAATATAATTTTTCAACTCCCGAATTTATTACCTTCACTACCAGTGATGGTGTAGTTTTAAATGCGATGATGATCAAACCAGCCGATTTTGATCCTGAGAAAAAATATCCAGTTCTGTTTTATAATTATTCAGGACCTGGCAGTCAAATAGTGCGAGATATTTGGGGCGGGACACAATATCTCTGGCATCAGATGCTCGCACAAGAGGGATATATTATTTTTATGATTGACAATCGTGGAACTGGCGGACGTGGTAAAGCTTTCAAAAATATTGTTTATAAAAATTTAGGTCATTGGGAAGTTAATGATCTTGTTGAAGCAGCTAAATATTTAATGTCATTGCCTTATGTTGATCCTGAAAGAATCGGTATATGGGGCTGGAGTTATGGCGGATACATTTCAGCATTGACTATTCTTGAAGGAAATGAATATTTCAAATGTGCAGTTTCGGTAGCTCCAGTAACTCACTGGAAATTTTATGATACAATCTACACTGAAAGATATATGTCGACTCCAGAATTAAATCCTGAAGGTTATGAAAAAAGTGCTGTGACAAACAAAGCTGATAAACTGAAAGGAAAATTACTTTTAATACACGGTACGGCTGATGACAATGTTCATTTTCAGAATACTGTTGTATTAGTAGATGAATTGATAAAGGCAAACAAGCAATTCAATGTGATGTTTTATCCTGGTAAAGATCATGGAATAGCCGGCGGTAAAACAAGATTGCAGCTATTTACATTAATTACAAATTTCATTAAAGAAAATTTATAA
- a CDS encoding HAMP domain-containing histidine kinase: MATYYLPAETFPIEKVLEQKSKIEKPEIFKEIIEKIPYPILVLNSLRQIVFYNEALIESFPDIRNNQLLGARPGEVFRCENSTIEEGCGTTIFCRTCGAAKAIATSLAGRDDIQECRITTIEDEAYDFRVWTYPKIIDGEKYSIFTLIDISHEKRRQILERIFYHDILNTANGIIGLLELYMPSEGDQENLIKTSYSFAKILADEINSQRLITLAEAGELDIETSKFSINELINEIITLYSSQLSFKDINIQINIPEDFHIISDKTLLRRIVINLLKNALEASQTGSIIRITAHKTNNLNVVKVYNQAVMPEEVKLQVFKRSFSTKGKGRGLGTYSIKLLTEKFLKGKASFISEKDYGTEFTIEIPDLI, encoded by the coding sequence ATGGCAACTTATTATTTACCAGCTGAAACCTTTCCTATTGAGAAAGTTTTAGAGCAAAAATCAAAAATTGAAAAACCTGAAATCTTCAAAGAAATCATAGAAAAAATTCCTTACCCTATTCTTGTATTAAATTCTTTAAGACAAATCGTTTTTTACAATGAAGCCTTGATTGAAAGTTTTCCAGATATTCGAAATAACCAACTTCTCGGAGCCCGACCTGGCGAAGTTTTTCGATGCGAAAATTCAACCATTGAAGAAGGCTGTGGAACCACAATCTTTTGTCGAACCTGCGGAGCGGCTAAAGCCATCGCAACAAGTTTAGCTGGCCGTGATGACATTCAAGAATGCAGAATTACAACAATAGAGGATGAAGCCTATGACTTCCGAGTCTGGACTTATCCCAAAATTATCGATGGAGAGAAGTACTCAATTTTTACACTAATTGATATTTCTCATGAAAAAAGAAGACAGATACTTGAAAGAATTTTTTATCATGACATCTTAAACACTGCAAATGGAATAATTGGACTATTAGAACTTTATATGCCATCTGAAGGAGATCAAGAGAATTTAATTAAGACCTCATATTCCTTTGCCAAAATTCTAGCTGATGAAATTAATTCTCAAAGATTGATTACACTTGCCGAAGCCGGTGAATTGGATATCGAAACATCTAAATTTTCAATAAATGAACTAATAAATGAAATCATAACGCTTTATTCATCACAACTATCCTTTAAAGATATTAACATACAAATCAATATCCCTGAGGACTTTCATATAATTTCTGATAAAACACTACTTAGAAGAATTGTAATCAACTTGCTTAAAAATGCTCTTGAAGCCTCTCAAACTGGCTCTATTATTCGAATAACTGCTCACAAAACTAATAATCTAAATGTTGTAAAGGTCTATAACCAGGCTGTTATGCCGGAAGAGGTTAAATTACAGGTTTTCAAACGATCTTTCAGCACAAAAGGTAAAGGCAGAGGATTGGGAACCTACAGCATAAAATTACTAACTGAAAAATTTCTAAAAGGAAAAGCCTCTTTCATTTCAGAGAAAGATTATGGAACCGAATTTACAATCGAAATACCTGATTTGATTTAA
- a CDS encoding septal ring lytic transglycosylase RlpA family protein: protein MPQYSMMVPVITYKPIGLMKASWYGPNFHGKQTANGEIYNQYELTAAHKTFKFGTLLRLTNPENNKSIIVRINDRGPYIEGRELDLSYGSAKALGIIKPGVKKLKVELVQITDSLEIVENNSNL from the coding sequence ATGCCTCAATATTCCATGATGGTGCCTGTAATCACATACAAGCCGATTGGTTTAATGAAGGCAAGCTGGTATGGACCCAATTTTCACGGAAAGCAAACTGCAAACGGTGAAATTTATAATCAATATGAACTAACTGCCGCACATAAAACTTTTAAATTCGGAACTCTTCTACGATTGACCAATCCTGAAAATAACAAATCAATAATTGTCCGAATTAACGATCGGGGTCCATACATCGAAGGCAGAGAATTAGATTTATCGTATGGTTCTGCAAAAGCTCTTGGCATTATTAAGCCTGGGGTGAAAAAACTAAAGGTAGAATTAGTTCAGATTACTGACTCTTTAGAAATTGTTGAGAATAATTCCAATCTTTAA
- a CDS encoding DJ-1/PfpI family protein encodes MAAKKILMLVGDFVEDYEVMVPFQALQMVGHTVHAVCPGKKAGEKVRTAVHDFEGDQTYSEKLGHNFTLNATFDNINPADYDALVIPGGRAPEYIRLNPKVIEITKHFVENKKPIAAICHGAQLLAAAGGVKGRKVSCYPAVGPEVNAAGGEYQDIPVDKAFVDGNLVTAPAWPAHPEWLAKFLEVLGTKITH; translated from the coding sequence ATGGCAGCTAAAAAAATTCTAATGTTAGTTGGAGACTTCGTTGAAGATTACGAAGTCATGGTACCTTTTCAAGCCCTGCAAATGGTCGGTCATACAGTTCATGCTGTGTGTCCCGGTAAGAAAGCAGGAGAAAAAGTAAGAACAGCTGTCCATGATTTTGAAGGTGACCAAACTTATAGTGAAAAGTTGGGACATAACTTTACCTTGAATGCAACTTTTGATAATATAAATCCAGCTGATTATGATGCTCTTGTAATTCCAGGTGGTAGAGCACCAGAATATATCAGATTAAATCCAAAGGTTATTGAAATCACAAAACATTTTGTTGAAAATAAGAAACCAATAGCAGCAATTTGTCATGGTGCCCAGCTTTTGGCTGCTGCCGGCGGAGTAAAGGGAAGAAAGGTTTCCTGCTATCCTGCAGTTGGACCCGAAGTTAATGCTGCTGGAGGAGAATATCAGGATATCCCAGTCGATAAAGCTTTTGTTGACGGAAATCTTGTTACTGCACCAGCCTGGCCCGCTCATCCTGAGTGGCTTGCTAAATTCCTTGAAGTTTTAGGGACGAAAATAACGCATTGA
- a CDS encoding ROK family protein has translation MKKKKFIIGIDVGGTSIKFGLVEKNIIRKEFSLPTYAFENPQKVLGQIELGLKQLLNKISNEDIEGIGIGFPGKVNAEKGIVTSAPNFNNWKNIQVRKKLLKFGFPVFIDNDANCAALGELYYGRGRKLNNFIMVTLGTGVGGGIIINKKLFHGDSGGAGEIGHITIDYSGPFCKCGKRGCVEAYAGNSYIKQRTIQKLHEYPESLILKLVDHNLDNIEPKIINEAAQKGDELAIKILKETGFYIGIGLANIANTLDIKNFVIGGGISNAGPILLKSIENSIKEHGIRDIVKDVKVYSAQLKNKAGILGAASLVLGNMSKK, from the coding sequence ATGAAAAAGAAAAAATTCATAATCGGAATTGATGTCGGTGGAACATCAATAAAATTTGGTTTAGTTGAAAAGAACATCATCCGTAAAGAATTTTCATTACCGACTTATGCTTTTGAAAATCCTCAGAAAGTTTTGGGTCAAATTGAATTAGGTCTTAAACAATTACTGAATAAAATTTCTAATGAAGATATTGAAGGAATTGGTATTGGTTTTCCCGGAAAAGTCAATGCAGAGAAAGGAATTGTAACCTCTGCACCTAATTTTAATAATTGGAAAAATATTCAGGTCAGGAAAAAACTTTTAAAGTTTGGTTTTCCTGTTTTCATTGATAATGATGCAAATTGTGCAGCTCTCGGGGAACTATATTATGGACGCGGAAGAAAACTTAATAATTTTATAATGGTTACTCTTGGAACTGGCGTGGGTGGAGGGATTATCATTAACAAAAAATTATTTCATGGAGATAGCGGCGGTGCCGGTGAAATTGGTCACATCACGATTGATTATTCTGGACCATTCTGTAAATGTGGTAAACGAGGTTGTGTCGAAGCCTATGCAGGTAATAGTTACATTAAGCAAAGAACAATTCAAAAACTTCACGAATATCCCGAATCATTAATTCTTAAACTTGTAGATCATAACTTAGATAACATCGAACCAAAAATTATAAACGAAGCTGCTCAGAAAGGTGATGAACTCGCTATTAAAATTTTAAAAGAAACAGGTTTTTATATCGGAATTGGTCTCGCCAATATTGCGAATACTTTAGATATAAAGAATTTTGTGATAGGCGGTGGAATTTCAAACGCTGGTCCGATTTTGCTTAAGTCAATTGAAAACTCAATTAAAGAACATGGAATTAGGGATATTGTAAAAGATGTAAAAGTTTATTCGGCCCAATTAAAAAATAAAGCAGGAATACTTGGTGCTGCATCACTTGTTTTAGGTAATATGAGTAAAAAATGA
- a CDS encoding LPS-assembly protein LptD, with translation MRKVFFAFIFLAFASNLISQQDTTAISDSTRKKSSVDDIIFYSSSDSIIYNIKNRKMFLYGNSEIKYKTMDLKSAQIDIDWNSSILRAYGIYDRDSVDTNKQVLINPPILNDAGEEYKGTEIKYNFRTQQGSISHAKSENDGQVYYGEKIKKIESKVYLVRDGVYTTCNADEPHFYFFSPEMKIIHQQQIIAKWIWFYVENIPFPVPLPFAVFPNQSGRRSGIITPAFGYREDLGRYLSHLGYFWAISDYMDLAVFGDFYTKGGYAINSRYRYIKRYDFNGQLELSYVDNDYGEPTDPDYNRRKEYRIYFGHNQEIDPTSRININLNFLSNSFYQNKSSTLSEILNDQVNSSASYTKNFEDEGINLSLYYNRNQNLRTGDIRENLPDLRVSFQPFYPFKKDIKKKIKEGKLLEEAWYEKIGINYGLQFSNRREVLNRNLKIRGGVNHNASVFISNKWGYFNITNSIGYTENWYNKRIEKIAYISSTGQDSIVTNDVKKLSAVRTFRFSTGINTKIYGIMRPNILGITAFRHTLTPSLNYSYQPDFSKPSWGYYGTYINSKGQVVKYSFYEREIFGGPGIGEVQSLGLNIGNNFEMKIKPSRTDTSQQERKIQLMNVNASIAYNFAASEFRLSNINVSFYSNVGTFFSINGGLTYDPYVYDKNLKQRINKLMISEGKGLARLTNMNLSFNLNLTGEQLKSKKKEEQTDTTESIQELPVGFYSSTRREEIPDYSIPWNLSLGFSYSVNKPTPDISYRTANMNFALSFNLTSQWKFSINGGYDFEQKKLTAPSVRISRDLHCWNMNFDWYPTGFYRGYRLEIRVKAPQLQDLKITKQGGIFTR, from the coding sequence ATGAGAAAAGTTTTTTTCGCTTTCATTTTTTTAGCTTTTGCTTCAAATTTAATTTCACAACAGGATACAACTGCAATTTCAGATTCAACAAGAAAAAAATCTTCTGTTGATGATATTATTTTTTATTCTTCCTCTGATTCAATTATTTACAACATTAAAAATCGAAAAATGTTTTTGTATGGCAATTCCGAGATTAAATACAAAACAATGGACTTAAAATCTGCTCAAATTGATATAGATTGGAACTCAAGCATTTTAAGAGCCTATGGAATTTATGACAGAGATTCGGTTGATACAAATAAACAGGTATTGATTAATCCACCAATTCTAAATGACGCAGGCGAAGAGTATAAAGGCACAGAAATAAAATACAACTTTCGGACTCAGCAAGGTTCAATCTCACATGCAAAATCTGAAAATGATGGACAGGTTTATTATGGTGAGAAAATTAAGAAAATAGAAAGCAAGGTATATTTAGTTCGAGACGGAGTTTATACAACCTGTAATGCCGACGAACCGCATTTCTATTTCTTCAGTCCTGAAATGAAAATAATTCACCAACAACAAATCATTGCTAAGTGGATTTGGTTCTATGTAGAAAATATTCCTTTCCCGGTTCCCCTCCCCTTTGCTGTATTCCCAAATCAATCTGGAAGACGAAGCGGAATTATCACACCAGCATTTGGATATCGTGAAGATCTCGGCAGATATCTTTCGCACCTTGGTTACTTCTGGGCTATCAGCGATTATATGGATTTAGCTGTGTTTGGAGATTTTTACACAAAAGGCGGTTATGCAATCAATTCAAGATATCGTTATATCAAACGATATGATTTTAATGGTCAGCTCGAACTTTCCTATGTTGATAATGATTATGGAGAACCGACAGATCCCGATTACAACCGAAGAAAGGAATACAGAATTTATTTTGGCCACAATCAAGAAATTGATCCGACTTCAAGAATTAACATTAATCTTAATTTTTTATCAAATAGTTTTTATCAAAACAAAAGCTCAACATTATCCGAAATACTAAACGATCAGGTAAACTCTTCTGCAAGCTACACTAAAAATTTTGAAGATGAAGGAATTAATCTCTCTCTCTATTACAATCGGAATCAAAATCTCAGAACCGGAGACATAAGAGAAAACCTTCCCGATTTGAGAGTTTCTTTTCAACCATTTTATCCATTCAAAAAAGACATTAAGAAAAAAATTAAAGAAGGGAAATTACTCGAAGAAGCCTGGTATGAAAAGATTGGAATTAACTATGGACTTCAATTCTCAAATAGACGAGAAGTTTTAAATCGCAACTTAAAAATTAGAGGCGGTGTTAATCATAATGCTTCAGTCTTTATTTCAAATAAATGGGGATATTTCAACATTACTAATTCAATCGGTTACACTGAAAATTGGTACAACAAGAGAATTGAAAAAATTGCTTATATAAGTTCTACAGGGCAGGACTCGATAGTTACGAATGATGTAAAAAAATTAAGTGCAGTCAGAACTTTTAGATTTAGCACCGGCATAAACACAAAAATTTACGGAATAATGAGACCAAACATTCTTGGAATAACTGCATTCAGACACACTCTAACTCCATCATTAAACTATTCTTACCAACCAGATTTTTCAAAACCATCTTGGGGATATTACGGAACTTACATTAACTCAAAAGGACAGGTGGTTAAATACAGTTTCTATGAGAGAGAAATTTTTGGCGGTCCAGGAATTGGCGAAGTACAAAGTCTCGGATTAAATATTGGCAATAACTTTGAGATGAAAATTAAACCATCAAGAACTGATACATCTCAGCAGGAACGAAAAATACAACTAATGAATGTGAACGCAAGCATTGCTTACAATTTCGCTGCGAGTGAGTTTCGGCTTTCAAACATTAACGTCAGTTTTTATTCAAATGTTGGAACATTTTTCAGTATCAATGGCGGTTTAACTTATGATCCTTATGTTTATGATAAAAACTTAAAACAAAGAATTAACAAATTAATGATCAGTGAAGGTAAAGGACTTGCCCGATTAACTAATATGAATTTAAGTTTTAATCTTAATCTTACAGGTGAACAACTCAAATCAAAGAAGAAAGAAGAACAAACCGATACAACTGAGAGCATACAAGAACTGCCGGTTGGATTTTATTCATCAACAAGAAGAGAAGAGATCCCTGATTACTCAATCCCGTGGAATTTATCGCTTGGATTTTCCTATTCTGTGAACAAACCGACTCCTGATATTTCTTACAGAACTGCCAATATGAATTTTGCTTTGAGTTTTAATCTTACTTCGCAATGGAAATTCTCCATCAATGGAGGTTATGATTTTGAGCAAAAGAAATTAACTGCCCCATCGGTTAGGATATCGAGAGATTTACATTGCTGGAATATGAATTTTGATTGGTATCCTACTGGATTTTACCGTGGTTATAGATTGGAAATCAGAGTTAAAGCACCACAACTTCAAGACTTAAAAATTACCAAACAGGGTGGAATATTTACTCGTTAG
- a CDS encoding Rne/Rng family ribonuclease, protein MNKEIIINTIGDETRIAITEDGLLTEYFVEHADAQRSVGDIYLGRVAKIIPGIKAAFIDVGHKQDAFLHFSDIDPKIEELNALIGDEDTDVDLEEEEEESNLDKIPIQTNSNYQRSIQNLPKLEKGKEIIVQVTKEPVGNKGFRVTTRITLPGRFLVLLPFDNKIGVSKKIHDPRKRKRLRKIVRSIIPEGFGVIVRTVAANEDEETIKEELNRLLNTWKEIEQTIKNEKAPALVYKDASTTSSVIRDLFNYEVSKIIVDSKKVYKQLRDYLHQVHPELEDRIELYKGKEPIFDVFGIEPQLRIAMSRKVPLPSGGHIVIDQTEAMTVIDVNTGKYAASMHQELNSLKIDLEAAREICRQVRLRDIGGIIIIDFIDLEEEKNKKKVFDELKKEFRKDRAKVSILPMTEFGLVQITRQRVRKSIFQRTRDVCPTCGGTGILISKESLLKDIEHWLRRFKLGKFLPKVTLKINPFLENEILKGFIPRYIRWSFKFRVRLNVELDVSLKVDEFRFFDPVTGKDITTDY, encoded by the coding sequence ATGAACAAAGAAATAATTATAAACACAATTGGCGACGAGACGCGTATTGCGATTACAGAAGATGGCTTGCTTACAGAATATTTTGTCGAGCATGCCGATGCCCAAAGGTCGGTAGGGGATATTTATCTTGGGCGTGTAGCTAAAATTATTCCCGGTATTAAAGCTGCATTTATTGATGTCGGGCACAAACAGGATGCATTCCTTCACTTTTCAGATATCGATCCTAAAATAGAAGAGTTAAATGCATTAATTGGTGACGAAGACACAGATGTCGATTTAGAAGAAGAAGAGGAAGAATCAAATCTCGATAAAATTCCAATTCAAACTAATTCTAATTATCAAAGGTCAATTCAAAATCTTCCAAAGCTTGAAAAAGGGAAAGAAATAATTGTTCAGGTTACAAAAGAACCAGTTGGCAATAAAGGTTTCAGAGTAACTACAAGAATAACTTTACCTGGAAGATTTTTAGTTCTTCTTCCTTTTGATAATAAGATTGGAGTTTCAAAAAAAATACACGATCCGAGAAAACGAAAAAGACTGAGAAAAATTGTCCGCTCAATAATTCCCGAAGGATTTGGAGTAATCGTTAGGACAGTAGCTGCCAACGAAGATGAAGAAACAATAAAAGAAGAACTCAATCGTTTGTTAAATACATGGAAAGAAATTGAACAAACAATTAAAAACGAAAAAGCTCCCGCACTTGTCTATAAAGATGCAAGTACCACATCGAGCGTGATTCGAGATTTATTTAACTACGAAGTTTCTAAGATTATAGTTGATTCGAAAAAAGTTTATAAGCAGTTGAGAGATTATTTACATCAGGTTCATCCAGAGCTTGAGGATAGAATAGAACTTTATAAAGGTAAGGAACCAATTTTTGATGTATTTGGGATAGAGCCTCAGTTAAGAATTGCAATGTCCCGGAAAGTCCCTTTGCCCAGCGGTGGACATATTGTAATTGATCAAACAGAAGCAATGACGGTAATAGATGTAAATACTGGCAAATACGCTGCCTCGATGCATCAGGAATTAAATTCTCTAAAAATTGATCTGGAAGCTGCAAGAGAAATTTGCCGTCAGGTAAGATTGCGTGATATAGGCGGAATTATAATTATTGATTTCATCGACCTTGAGGAAGAAAAAAATAAAAAGAAAGTTTTTGATGAATTAAAGAAAGAGTTTAGAAAAGATCGAGCTAAAGTTTCAATTCTACCAATGACAGAATTTGGACTTGTTCAGATCACAAGACAAAGAGTTAGAAAAAGTATTTTTCAGCGTACAAGGGATGTTTGTCCAACCTGCGGCGGGACAGGAATTTTAATTTCAAAAGAGAGTCTTCTCAAAGATATTGAACATTGGTTGAGAAGATTCAAGCTTGGGAAATTTTTACCCAAAGTTACTTTGAAGATCAATCCTTTTTTAGAAAACGAAATTCTAAAAGGTTTTATTCCAAGATATATTCGATGGAGCTTTAAATTCAGAGTTCGTCTTAATGTCGAATTGGATGTTTCGTTGAAAGTTGATGAATTTAGATTTTTTGATCCAGTAACTGGTAAGGATATAACGACTGATTATTGA